From Mycolicibacterium nivoides, a single genomic window includes:
- the cei gene encoding envelope integrity protein Cei, giving the protein MVAQITDGTAFDRHGRPFRRRSFVPGIVLFVALAVVTMIVWIIALNQPADVHEATVCNNPPATDPAAPKLGEQVASSAMTEVTPAPLAETRIRVLNASGQGGQAGEVAGALRDLGFAQPEAANDPIYASTRLECQGQIRFGPSGRTAAAAVWLVAPCTELFQDERPDATVDLALGTEFSELTSNDDIKAVLASLRPDATAPSDSALLSKIHTGTC; this is encoded by the coding sequence GTGGTCGCGCAAATCACCGATGGCACCGCCTTCGACCGTCACGGTCGACCCTTCCGTCGGCGCAGTTTCGTTCCGGGCATTGTGCTCTTCGTCGCACTCGCTGTGGTGACGATGATCGTCTGGATCATCGCCCTCAATCAGCCCGCCGATGTGCACGAGGCCACGGTCTGCAACAACCCGCCGGCCACCGATCCGGCCGCCCCGAAGCTGGGTGAGCAGGTGGCCAGTTCGGCGATGACCGAAGTCACGCCGGCACCGCTGGCCGAGACCAGGATCCGGGTGCTCAACGCCAGCGGCCAGGGCGGCCAGGCCGGCGAGGTGGCCGGGGCCCTGCGCGATCTCGGCTTCGCCCAGCCCGAGGCGGCGAACGACCCGATCTACGCCAGCACGCGGCTGGAATGCCAGGGCCAGATCCGGTTCGGCCCGTCCGGCCGCACAGCCGCCGCAGCGGTGTGGCTGGTGGCTCCGTGCACCGAGCTGTTCCAGGACGAAAGGCCGGACGCCACAGTCGATCTGGCGCTCGGCACCGAGTTCAGCGAACTCACCAGCAACGACGATATCAAGGCCGTGCTGGCCAGCCTGCGCCCCGACGCCACCGCACCGTCGGATTCCGCACTGCTGTCAAAGATCCATACCGGCACCTGCTAG
- a CDS encoding DUF4193 domain-containing protein translates to MATDYDAPRRSEADEVSEDSLEELKARRNEAQSAVVDVDETETAESFELPGADLSGEELSVRVVPKQADEFTCSSCFLVHHRSRLASEKNGVMICTDCAA, encoded by the coding sequence ATGGCTACCGACTACGACGCTCCACGGCGTTCCGAAGCAGACGAGGTTTCTGAGGATTCGCTGGAGGAGCTCAAGGCGCGTCGCAACGAGGCGCAGTCCGCGGTGGTGGATGTCGACGAAACAGAAACGGCGGAGTCGTTCGAGCTGCCGGGCGCAGACCTGTCCGGCGAGGAATTGTCGGTACGGGTGGTCCCGAAGCAGGCCGACGAGTTCACGTGCTCCAGCTGTTTTCTGGTGCATCACCGCAGCCGGCTGGCAAGCGAGAAGAACGGCGTGATGATCTGCACGGACTGCGCCGCCTGA
- a CDS encoding DUF3093 domain-containing protein, which produces MSDTRATAQSVHYRERLWVPWWWSLPAAVLAGVIAFEIGLAAPAIPAWLPYLLLFGVAGAVLMWFSKTELKVVRHSGGDTELWVGDAHLPTSVISRTAEVPRSAKSAALGRQLDPAAYVVHRAWVGPMVLVVLDDPDDPTPYWLISSRHPDRVLGALRG; this is translated from the coding sequence GTGTCAGACACGCGCGCAACCGCCCAAAGCGTTCACTACCGCGAACGTTTGTGGGTGCCGTGGTGGTGGTCGCTGCCGGCTGCGGTGCTGGCAGGGGTCATCGCGTTCGAGATCGGCCTGGCCGCGCCGGCCATTCCGGCGTGGTTGCCGTACCTGCTGCTCTTCGGCGTGGCGGGGGCTGTGCTGATGTGGTTCAGCAAGACCGAATTGAAGGTCGTGCGCCACAGCGGTGGCGACACCGAGTTGTGGGTCGGTGACGCACACCTGCCGACGAGCGTCATCTCCCGGACCGCAGAGGTGCCGCGGTCCGCCAAGTCCGCCGCGCTGGGTCGCCAACTCGATCCCGCCGCCTACGTCGTCCACCGGGCCTGGGTGGGCCCGATGGTGCTGGTGGTGCTCGACGATCCGGATGATCCCACCCCGTACTGGCTCATCAGTTCCCGCCATCCGGATCGTGTCCTCGGTGCGCTCCGCGGCTGA
- the dut gene encoding dUTP diphosphatase, whose translation MSTSLAVVRLDRELPMPSRAHDGDAGVDLYSARDVELAPGQRELVPTGVAVAIPYGMVGLIHPRSGLAARVGLSIVNSPGTVDAGYRGEIKVSLINLDPDTPIVINRGDRIAQLLVQRVELPELVEVTSFDEAGLADTSRGEGGHGSSGGHASL comes from the coding sequence GTGTCCACCTCTCTGGCGGTCGTCCGATTGGACCGCGAACTACCGATGCCCAGCCGGGCGCACGATGGGGACGCGGGCGTAGACCTCTACAGCGCGCGTGATGTCGAGCTGGCCCCCGGGCAACGGGAGCTCGTGCCCACCGGAGTCGCCGTGGCCATTCCGTACGGAATGGTGGGATTGATCCATCCGCGTTCGGGTTTGGCTGCACGCGTGGGACTTTCGATCGTCAATAGTCCGGGCACCGTAGACGCCGGTTATCGCGGCGAGATCAAGGTCTCGCTGATCAACCTCGATCCCGACACGCCGATCGTGATCAACCGCGGTGACCGGATTGCCCAGCTGTTGGTACAGCGGGTAGAACTGCCCGAGTTGGTCGAGGTGACCTCGTTCGACGAGGCGGGCCTGGCTGACACCTCCCGTGGCGAAGGCGGCCACGGTTCCTCCGGCGGACATGCGAGTTTGTGA
- a CDS encoding DUF3710 domain-containing protein, with translation MAFGKRKSKDSADDSAGRNDDELVADQSSSADVADDVDEDSDQGPFDIEDFDDPAVAVQGRLDLGSVLIPMPDGGQVQVELNEAGAPSAVWVVTPNGRFTIAAYAAPKSAGLWREVAGELAESLRKDASSVNIQDGPWGREVVGAGNGGVVRFIGVDGYRWMVRCVVNGAPETIDALAAEARASLADTVIRRGETPLPVRTPLQVELPEPMAAQLRAAAQQAAVQQAAQQLAAATQALPQDQPPAEPVARRSEQGSAMQQLRTITGG, from the coding sequence ATGGCATTCGGAAAACGCAAGAGCAAGGATTCGGCTGACGATTCGGCCGGTCGGAACGATGACGAGCTGGTCGCCGACCAGTCGTCCTCAGCGGACGTGGCCGATGATGTCGACGAGGATTCCGACCAGGGCCCGTTCGACATCGAGGACTTCGACGATCCCGCGGTCGCGGTGCAGGGCAGGCTCGACCTCGGCTCGGTGCTGATCCCCATGCCCGATGGCGGGCAGGTCCAGGTCGAGCTGAACGAGGCCGGGGCGCCCAGCGCGGTGTGGGTGGTGACCCCGAACGGGCGGTTCACCATCGCCGCCTACGCCGCGCCCAAGAGCGCGGGCCTGTGGCGTGAGGTGGCCGGCGAGCTCGCCGAGTCGCTGCGCAAGGACGCCAGCTCGGTGAACATCCAGGACGGCCCGTGGGGCCGCGAGGTGGTCGGCGCGGGCAACGGTGGAGTGGTGCGCTTCATCGGCGTCGACGGCTACCGCTGGATGGTGCGCTGCGTGGTCAACGGTGCCCCCGAGACCATCGACGCGCTGGCCGCCGAGGCGCGGGCATCATTGGCCGACACCGTGATTCGTCGCGGTGAGACACCGCTGCCGGTGCGCACGCCACTGCAGGTGGAGCTGCCCGAGCCGATGGCGGCCCAACTGCGCGCCGCAGCGCAGCAGGCCGCGGTGCAGCAGGCCGCCCAGCAGCTCGCCGCTGCCACTCAGGCGTTGCCGCAGGATCAGCCTCCGGCCGAGCCGGTGGCGCGCCGCAGTGAGCAGGGCTCGGCGATGCAGCAGCTGCGCACCATCACCGGCGGGTAG
- a CDS encoding alpha/beta fold hydrolase, with protein sequence MSVILRGVPTVLLPGTGSDDNYVYRAFSGALHAAEALVVTPPPTPDRLVEGYLHALDDAARSGPIAVGGVSIGAVVALRWALDHPGHTVAVLAALPPWTGSSQHAPAALLARQSADLLRRDGLAATVAQMRASSPPWLADELARSWVGQWPTLPDAMEEASGYRAPGSAELEQLRVPMGVAVATDDPVHPAEVGYEWVAAAPQAALRSVTLEQMGLDTGVLGAACVAALHEAASDTVAG encoded by the coding sequence ATGAGCGTCATTCTGCGCGGTGTCCCAACCGTTCTGCTGCCCGGCACCGGGTCCGACGACAACTACGTCTACCGGGCGTTTTCGGGTGCACTGCACGCCGCCGAGGCTCTGGTGGTGACCCCGCCACCGACTCCGGACCGGCTTGTCGAGGGTTACCTGCACGCGCTGGACGACGCGGCCCGATCGGGCCCGATCGCCGTCGGCGGAGTGTCCATCGGGGCCGTCGTGGCGCTCCGGTGGGCATTGGACCATCCCGGCCACACGGTGGCGGTGCTGGCCGCCCTGCCGCCCTGGACGGGCTCCTCCCAGCACGCCCCCGCCGCACTGTTGGCCCGGCAATCGGCGGACCTGTTGCGCCGCGATGGGCTGGCGGCCACAGTCGCGCAGATGCGTGCCTCCAGCCCGCCGTGGCTGGCCGACGAACTCGCCCGCTCCTGGGTGGGCCAGTGGCCGACGTTGCCCGATGCGATGGAGGAAGCCTCGGGTTACCGCGCACCCGGCAGTGCCGAACTCGAACAGCTCCGGGTGCCCATGGGCGTCGCGGTGGCGACCGACGATCCGGTGCATCCGGCCGAGGTCGGCTACGAATGGGTGGCCGCGGCACCGCAGGCGGCGTTGCGGTCGGTCACCCTCGAACAGATGGGGCTCGACACCGGCGTGCTGGGTGCCGCCTGCGTGGCGGCCCTGCACGAGGCCGCCAGCGACACCGTCGCAGGCTGA
- a CDS encoding OB-fold nucleic acid binding domain-containing protein produces the protein MATAEGYLRRLTRRLTEDPEQLDVEELSDEAANTGALKAIDAQRGQEVTMVGTLRSVECNGKGCSGGIKAELFDGTDTVLLVWLGQRRIPGIESGRTLRVHGRVGKLENGAKAIYNPRYEIQK, from the coding sequence ATGGCTACGGCCGAAGGGTATCTGCGCCGGCTTACGCGACGCCTGACGGAAGACCCCGAACAGCTCGATGTCGAAGAGCTCAGCGACGAAGCCGCCAATACCGGCGCGCTCAAGGCGATCGATGCTCAGCGCGGCCAGGAAGTGACGATGGTCGGCACCCTGCGCAGCGTCGAATGTAACGGCAAGGGGTGTTCCGGCGGCATCAAAGCCGAACTGTTCGACGGTACCGACACGGTGTTGCTGGTGTGGCTGGGGCAGCGCCGCATCCCGGGTATCGAGTCCGGCCGCACCCTGCGGGTGCACGGCCGGGTCGGCAAGCTGGAGAACGGCGCCAAGGCGATCTACAACCCCCGCTACGAAATCCAGAAGTGA
- a CDS encoding DUF3159 domain-containing protein, producing the protein MSQPDNNAPPRSESEPAPTPAHGGGRAVLDQMGGISGLIYSSLPVVVFVPVSTAFGLLPAIAAALGVATLILIWRLIRRDSIQPAVSGFFAVGVSALIAYLVGESKGYFLLGIWSSLIYAVVFGVSVVIRRPLVGYIWGWVNSHDRAWRDVRRAVVAFDVATLTWVAVFASRFLVQQYLYDSDQTGWLGFARIAMGWPLTAVAALVTYLAIRAAQRAVHAQDAAAPVERDTAAG; encoded by the coding sequence GTGAGTCAGCCCGACAACAACGCGCCCCCGCGATCCGAGAGTGAGCCGGCGCCGACCCCTGCCCATGGTGGCGGACGGGCCGTGCTCGACCAGATGGGCGGCATCAGCGGCCTGATCTATTCGTCGCTGCCGGTGGTGGTTTTCGTCCCGGTGTCAACGGCGTTCGGGCTGTTGCCGGCGATCGCCGCCGCACTCGGCGTGGCGACCCTGATCCTGATCTGGCGGTTGATCCGCCGCGATTCCATTCAGCCCGCGGTGTCGGGATTCTTCGCGGTCGGGGTCAGCGCACTCATCGCCTATCTGGTGGGGGAGTCGAAAGGCTATTTCCTGCTTGGCATCTGGAGCTCGCTGATCTATGCCGTGGTGTTCGGGGTGTCGGTGGTGATCCGGCGCCCGCTGGTGGGCTACATCTGGGGCTGGGTGAATTCACACGACCGGGCCTGGCGCGATGTCCGTCGGGCCGTTGTGGCCTTCGACGTCGCCACGCTCACCTGGGTCGCGGTGTTCGCGTCGCGATTCCTGGTTCAGCAGTACCTCTATGACTCCGACCAGACCGGCTGGCTGGGTTTCGCGCGTATCGCGATGGGCTGGCCGCTGACCGCTGTCGCCGCGTTGGTGACCTACCTGGCCATCCGGGCCGCGCAGCGCGCCGTACACGCCCAGGACGCCGCAGCGCCGGTCGAGCGCGATACAGCAGCGGGCTAG
- a CDS encoding potassium channel family protein: MKVAIAGAGAVGRSIARELLDSDHDVTLLERNPDHIDVDAIPAAHWRLGDACELSLMESVKLEEFDVVIAATGDDKVNVVVSLLAKTEFAVPRVVARVNDPRNEWLFDENWGVDVAVSTPRMLASLVEEAVAVGDLVRLMEFRKGQANLVEITLPDDTPWGGRPVKRLDLPRDTALVTILRGARVIVPESDEPLEGGDELLFVAVTESEDELRELLLRPAPR, translated from the coding sequence ATGAAAGTTGCCATCGCCGGGGCCGGGGCCGTGGGGCGCTCGATCGCCCGCGAGTTGCTCGACAGCGATCACGACGTGACGCTGCTGGAGCGCAATCCCGACCATATTGACGTCGACGCCATCCCGGCCGCCCACTGGCGGCTCGGTGACGCCTGCGAGCTCAGCCTGATGGAGTCGGTCAAGCTCGAGGAATTCGACGTGGTGATCGCGGCGACCGGTGACGACAAGGTCAACGTCGTGGTCAGCCTGCTGGCCAAAACCGAGTTCGCGGTTCCCCGGGTGGTGGCCCGCGTCAACGACCCCCGCAACGAGTGGCTGTTCGACGAGAACTGGGGTGTGGATGTGGCGGTTTCGACACCGCGCATGCTCGCCTCGCTCGTCGAGGAGGCCGTCGCGGTCGGCGATCTGGTGCGCCTGATGGAGTTCCGTAAAGGGCAGGCCAACCTCGTCGAGATCACGCTGCCCGACGACACCCCGTGGGGCGGGCGTCCCGTCAAGCGCCTCGATCTGCCCCGTGACACCGCTCTCGTGACGATCCTGCGTGGCGCCAGGGTGATCGTGCCCGAGTCCGATGAGCCCCTCGAGGGTGGCGACGAGCTGTTGTTCGTGGCCGTCACGGAGTCCGAGGACGAACTGCGCGAACTGCTGCTGCGTCCGGCGCCGCGCTAG
- a CDS encoding potassium channel family protein, with amino-acid sequence MRVVVMGCGRVGASLADSLARIGHEVAVIDRDSTAFHRLSPEFTGERVLGMGFDRDVLLRAGIEEAGAFAAVSSGDNSNIISARVARETFGVERVVARIYDAKRAAVYERLGIPTVATVPWTTDRLLNVLTRETETTKWRDPSGNVGVAELPLHQDWAGHLVTDLEVATGGRVAFMIRFGNGYLPEPKSVIQAGDQVYVAAVSGHIAEALAIAALPPSEDLESH; translated from the coding sequence GTGCGTGTAGTCGTCATGGGGTGCGGCCGGGTCGGCGCCTCCCTCGCAGACAGCCTGGCCCGCATCGGCCACGAGGTCGCGGTCATCGACCGCGACAGCACCGCTTTCCACCGGCTCTCCCCGGAGTTCACCGGCGAGCGCGTGCTCGGGATGGGCTTCGATCGCGATGTGCTGCTGCGCGCCGGAATCGAAGAGGCCGGCGCCTTCGCAGCGGTCTCCTCGGGCGACAACTCCAACATCATCTCGGCCCGGGTGGCCCGCGAGACATTCGGTGTCGAGCGCGTGGTGGCGCGCATCTACGACGCCAAGCGTGCCGCGGTCTACGAGCGGCTGGGCATCCCCACCGTGGCCACGGTGCCGTGGACCACCGATCGTCTGCTCAACGTGCTGACCAGGGAGACCGAGACCACCAAGTGGCGCGACCCCTCGGGCAACGTGGGCGTGGCCGAACTTCCGCTGCACCAGGATTGGGCCGGGCACCTGGTCACCGATCTGGAGGTCGCCACGGGCGGCCGGGTGGCCTTCATGATCCGGTTCGGCAACGGCTACCTGCCCGAACCGAAGTCCGTGATCCAGGCCGGCGACCAGGTGTACGTGGCCGCCGTGTCCGGGCACATCGCCGAAGCGCTGGCCATCGCGGCGTTGCCGCCCAGCGAGGACTTGGAGTCTCACTGA
- a CDS encoding APC family permease, with product MALVSKLSTATRRLVLGRPFRSDKLSHTLLPKRIALPVFASDALSSVAYAPEEIFLVLSVAGLTAYSLTPWIGLAVAGVMLIVIASYRQNVHAYPSGGGDYEVVTTNLGPTAGLTVASALMVDYVLTVAVSMSSAMSNIGSAVPFVAQHKVLFAVVAILLLASMNLRGLRESGTAFAIPTYAFMVGMYIMLGWGLFQIYVLDHPLRAESAGFEMRPEHGEVLGFALVFLVARAFSSGSAALTGVEAISNGVPAFRKPKSRNAATTLLLLGVISVTLFMGIILLSKATGVQIAERPHEQLIGAPPDYNQKTLIAQLADAVFHNFPVGLYLIAGVTALILVLAANTAFNGFPVLGSILAQDRFLPRQLHTRGDRLAFSNGILFLAFAAIAFVVAFRAEVTALIQLYIVGVFVSFTLSQIGMVRHWTRLLRTETDPAVRRHMMRSRIINAVGLTATGTVLVVVVVTKFLAGAWIAILAMGALFVIMKLIHKHYDTVARELEKEDEEAGDIVLPSRNHAVVLVSKLHLPTKRALAYARATRPDVLEAITVSVDDAETRALVHQWEDSDISVPLKVIASPYREITRPVLDYVKRVTKESPRTVVTVFIPEYVVGHWWEQVLHNQSALRLKGRLLFMPNVMVTSVPWQLSSSERLKALQPRATPGDARRGFLE from the coding sequence TTGGCTCTCGTGTCCAAGCTTTCGACGGCGACGCGCCGGTTGGTACTGGGGCGGCCGTTCCGCAGCGACAAGCTCTCTCACACCCTTCTGCCCAAACGGATCGCCCTGCCGGTGTTCGCCTCCGACGCTTTGTCGTCGGTCGCCTACGCGCCGGAGGAGATCTTCCTGGTGCTGTCGGTGGCAGGGCTGACGGCCTACTCCCTGACGCCGTGGATCGGCCTGGCGGTGGCGGGCGTGATGCTGATCGTGATCGCGAGTTACCGGCAGAACGTGCACGCCTATCCGTCTGGTGGCGGGGACTACGAGGTGGTCACCACGAACCTCGGGCCCACCGCGGGGCTCACGGTCGCCAGCGCTCTGATGGTGGATTACGTGCTGACAGTTGCGGTGTCGATGTCGTCGGCGATGTCGAACATCGGCTCGGCGGTGCCGTTCGTCGCGCAGCACAAGGTGCTGTTCGCGGTGGTGGCGATCCTGCTGCTGGCTTCGATGAACCTGCGCGGGCTGCGGGAATCGGGCACCGCGTTCGCGATTCCCACCTACGCCTTCATGGTCGGCATGTACATCATGCTGGGCTGGGGGCTGTTCCAGATCTACGTTCTGGATCATCCACTGCGCGCGGAATCCGCCGGTTTCGAGATGCGTCCCGAACACGGCGAGGTGCTCGGTTTCGCACTCGTGTTCCTGGTGGCCCGGGCGTTCTCCTCGGGTTCGGCAGCGCTGACCGGTGTCGAGGCGATCAGCAACGGGGTGCCCGCCTTCCGTAAGCCCAAGTCGCGCAACGCTGCGACGACCCTGCTGCTGCTCGGGGTGATCTCGGTCACCCTGTTCATGGGGATCATCCTGCTGTCGAAGGCGACGGGAGTGCAGATCGCCGAACGGCCACACGAACAGCTGATCGGCGCACCACCGGACTACAACCAGAAGACGCTGATCGCACAATTGGCCGACGCGGTGTTCCACAACTTCCCGGTGGGGCTGTACCTGATCGCCGGGGTCACCGCGCTGATCCTGGTGCTGGCGGCCAACACCGCGTTCAACGGGTTTCCGGTGCTCGGGTCGATCCTGGCACAGGACCGGTTCCTGCCGCGGCAGCTGCACACCCGCGGTGACCGGCTGGCGTTCTCCAACGGCATCCTGTTCCTGGCCTTCGCGGCGATCGCGTTCGTGGTGGCGTTCCGCGCCGAGGTGACCGCGCTGATCCAGCTCTACATCGTCGGCGTGTTCGTATCGTTCACGCTCAGCCAGATCGGCATGGTCCGGCACTGGACCCGGTTGTTGCGCACCGAAACCGACCCGGCGGTGAGGCGGCACATGATGCGGTCGCGGATCATCAACGCGGTCGGTCTGACGGCCACCGGCACGGTGCTGGTGGTCGTGGTGGTGACCAAGTTCCTCGCCGGTGCCTGGATCGCCATCCTGGCGATGGGTGCGCTGTTCGTCATCATGAAGCTCATCCACAAGCACTACGACACCGTGGCCCGCGAGCTCGAGAAGGAGGACGAGGAAGCGGGCGACATCGTGCTGCCGAGCCGCAACCACGCGGTGGTCCTGGTGTCGAAGCTGCATCTGCCGACCAAACGGGCGCTGGCCTATGCCCGGGCAACCCGGCCGGACGTGCTGGAGGCGATCACGGTCAGCGTCGACGACGCCGAGACCCGTGCGCTGGTGCACCAGTGGGAGGACAGCGATATCAGCGTGCCGCTGAAGGTCATCGCCTCTCCCTACCGTGAAATCACCCGGCCGGTACTCGATTACGTCAAACGGGTCACCAAGGAATCGCCGCGGACCGTGGTGACGGTGTTCATCCCCGAATACGTCGTGGGGCACTGGTGGGAACAGGTACTGCACAACCAGAGCGCGTTGCGGCTCAAGGGCCGGCTGCTGTTCATGCCTAACGTGATGGTGACATCGGTTCCGTGGCAATTGAGTTCGTCCGAGCGGTTGAAGGCGCTGCAGCCGCGCGCCACCCCGGGTGATGCTCGCAGGGGGTTCCTCGAATGA
- a CDS encoding class I SAM-dependent RNA methyltransferase encodes MTELTLTAGPAANGGSCVARHDGRVVFVRYALPGETVRVKVLDERGSYWHAEVVEVLEPSGDRVDPLCPIAGVDGAGCCDLAFAEPEAARRLKGSVVANQLARLGGFTWRDEQTAVAEPVGAGEVRGWRTRVRLDTTADGRAGFHRYHSADLVTDLDCGQLPAELIDGLAEMRWTPGAHVHVVLDSDGRRHIVQSGPKVTGRKGSRAGGPKSTTRVIEGDYEAVQRVGGRQWMLPATAFWQAHRDAAALYSGLVADWSGLQPGMTAWDLYGGAGVFAAALAELVGPDGRVLTVDTSRGASRAARSALADLPWVSVVTESVRRALSAESGRPDVAVLDPPRTGAGREVIDALAATEVPRVIHIGCEAASFARDIGLYLRHGYAVEELRVFDSFPLTHHVECIAVLTR; translated from the coding sequence ATGACGGAACTCACGCTGACCGCGGGACCGGCGGCCAACGGCGGCAGTTGCGTGGCCCGCCACGACGGCCGGGTGGTGTTCGTCCGTTACGCCCTGCCCGGCGAGACCGTGCGGGTCAAGGTGCTCGACGAACGTGGGTCGTATTGGCACGCCGAGGTTGTCGAGGTCTTGGAACCTTCTGGTGACCGCGTCGATCCGCTGTGCCCGATCGCCGGGGTCGACGGCGCCGGGTGCTGCGATTTGGCGTTCGCCGAGCCGGAGGCGGCGCGGCGGCTCAAGGGCTCGGTGGTGGCCAACCAATTGGCCCGGCTGGGCGGATTCACCTGGCGCGACGAACAGACTGCGGTCGCCGAACCGGTCGGTGCCGGGGAAGTCCGTGGCTGGCGGACCCGCGTGCGACTGGACACCACCGCCGACGGCCGGGCCGGATTCCACCGGTACCACAGCGCCGATCTGGTCACCGACCTCGATTGCGGACAACTGCCCGCGGAGCTGATCGATGGCCTGGCCGAGATGCGTTGGACGCCGGGCGCGCACGTGCACGTGGTCCTGGACTCCGACGGCCGCAGGCACATCGTGCAATCAGGCCCCAAGGTGACCGGCCGTAAAGGCAGCCGAGCGGGCGGTCCGAAAAGTACGACACGGGTCATCGAAGGCGATTACGAGGCGGTACAGCGCGTCGGCGGGCGGCAGTGGATGCTGCCGGCGACGGCGTTCTGGCAGGCCCACCGTGATGCGGCGGCCCTCTACAGCGGGCTGGTGGCCGATTGGTCAGGGCTGCAGCCGGGCATGACGGCGTGGGACCTGTACGGCGGTGCCGGGGTATTCGCCGCGGCGCTGGCTGAACTGGTCGGGCCGGACGGACGCGTGCTGACCGTCGACACCTCACGCGGGGCATCACGTGCGGCGCGCAGCGCTCTGGCCGACCTGCCCTGGGTCTCGGTGGTCACCGAATCGGTGCGTCGCGCCCTGTCGGCCGAGTCGGGACGTCCCGACGTTGCGGTGCTCGACCCCCCGCGCACCGGTGCCGGCCGGGAGGTGATCGACGCGCTTGCCGCCACCGAGGTGCCGAGGGTCATCCACATCGGTTGTGAGGCAGCGTCATTCGCCCGGGACATCGGGCTGTATCTGCGGCACGGTTACGCCGTGGAGGAGCTGCGGGTGTTCGATTCCTTCCCGCTCACCCACCATGTGGAGTGCATCGCGGTGCTGACCCGCTGA
- a CDS encoding GGDEF domain-containing protein translates to MSPFDNYYARTALLAAQGKRIQMQRLVGVTIVGLSLVPLLLLVSPKGPHGGLQYVAVAVAVGGLTLAQWWWRRQWPSRTQSWTVVSMGTACIAATCILLVDPVVGLMGSSSLSLITAYTAFLHSRRVLYLTWVASGAVVAFLGVRVGLTDVWLGAVGTLVALLVILSTSALCRMAVELIEPDRVQHPAEIDPLTGLLNREAFDMHTATMLGSHSRHDDQYLVVVAVGIDDMALLSDMDGSHSTFHARVAVAQAIRETVRHKVPLAHVSDSEFLIADVFKTNDPSPLVNRIRMAITTTPMRLTASIGTACSQLRPLTELPTPQVVDALVALADTAMNQSRAQGGNRATYAHFPTPTMGPDTQE, encoded by the coding sequence TTGAGTCCATTCGATAACTACTACGCGCGTACCGCGCTGCTCGCTGCGCAGGGCAAGCGCATCCAGATGCAGCGCCTCGTCGGGGTCACCATCGTCGGCTTGAGCCTGGTTCCGCTTTTGTTGCTGGTCAGCCCGAAGGGCCCGCACGGAGGCCTGCAATACGTGGCTGTGGCCGTGGCCGTCGGCGGCCTGACCCTGGCGCAATGGTGGTGGCGGCGGCAGTGGCCCAGCCGCACCCAGTCGTGGACCGTCGTGTCGATGGGCACGGCCTGTATCGCGGCGACCTGCATCCTGCTGGTGGATCCGGTCGTCGGGCTCATGGGGTCCAGTTCCCTGAGCCTGATCACCGCCTATACGGCCTTCCTGCACAGTCGCCGGGTGCTGTACCTGACCTGGGTGGCCTCGGGCGCGGTGGTGGCCTTCCTGGGCGTGCGGGTAGGGCTGACGGATGTCTGGCTGGGAGCCGTGGGCACGCTGGTGGCACTGCTGGTGATCCTGAGTACCTCGGCGTTATGCCGGATGGCAGTCGAGTTGATCGAACCCGACCGGGTTCAGCACCCGGCCGAGATCGACCCGCTGACCGGTCTGCTCAATCGCGAGGCGTTCGACATGCACACCGCCACGATGCTGGGCTCCCACAGCCGCCACGACGATCAGTACCTGGTGGTCGTAGCGGTCGGCATCGACGACATGGCGCTACTCAGCGACATGGACGGCAGCCACAGCACGTTCCACGCCCGGGTCGCCGTCGCGCAGGCCATCCGTGAGACGGTGCGCCACAAGGTCCCGCTGGCCCACGTGTCCGACAGCGAGTTTCTGATCGCCGACGTGTTCAAGACCAACGACCCCTCGCCACTGGTCAACCGGATCCGGATGGCCATCACCACCACGCCCATGCGCCTGACGGCCAGCATCGGCACGGCCTGCAGCCAATTGCGCCCGCTGACCGAACTGCCCACCCCGCAGGTCGTCGACGCCCTCGTGGCACTGGCCGATACCGCGATGAACCAGTCGAGGGCCCAGGGCGGCAACCGGGCCACCTATGCGCACTTCCCCACCCCGACGATGGGGCCTGACACCCAGGAGTGA